Proteins from a genomic interval of Zingiber officinale cultivar Zhangliang chromosome 1B, Zo_v1.1, whole genome shotgun sequence:
- the LOC122043064 gene encoding receptor kinase-like protein Xa21: MARRVKCLTSSSSLWACPILFLLLLFSFAYLSVSQFVIPSSQVAIDQLALISFKSLLSDPSEALASWENTSIHFCDWKGVVCHNLGGEARVTALELENLTLAGPISASLANLTFLEKLHLRENQLKGPIPQDLGLLSHLQTLDLSVNSLEDVIPLSLFQNCSNLQNFNLSVNSLHGTIPGNLSNCLDLQFIRLERNMFEGEIPSDIYSLPKLQDLNIWHNNLSGRIPPEIGNLSSLTILSLAGNKFRGSIPSEIGNLSSLVELYLSSNQLSGSIPSSMGNLGRLTILYLHFNNLNGTIPLEIGNLVNMQVLVLGGNHLSGIIPKSLGFLKNLDTLILSGNQLEATSIAEWSFIYALSNCTHLRILEANANNLGGMFPKSIGNLSKNLQGLNFFQNQITGSLPAEIGNLNLSAIIVTSRRSLCPKKFRQHLPCTADNLKLFYKHYIPQPHAAGIITIKESGPLEIHLTALKLLSATT; encoded by the exons ATGGCGAGAAGAGTGAAATGcttaacctcttcatcttctctatGGGCATGCCCCATCCTGTTTCTCCTCTTGCTCTTTTCGTTTGCATATTTATCAGTCTCCCAGTTCGTGATTCCCTCCTCTCAAGTAGCCATTGATCAGCTTGCCCTTATCTCCTTCAAATCTCTCCTCTCTGATCCATCCGAAGCATTAGCTTCCTGGGAGAACACTTCCATCCATTTTTGCGATTGGAAAGGAGTTGTATGTCATAACCTTGGAGGTGAAGCTAGAGTCACAGCTTTAGAGCTGGAGAACCTCACCTTAGCAGGTCCAATATCTGCATCGTTAGCCAACCTCACTTTTCTCGAGAAGCTCCATCTCCGAGAGAACCAACTTAAAGGTCCCATTCCACAGGACCTTGGCCTTCTTTCTCATCTTCAAACTCTCGATCTGAGCGTAAATTCTCTTGAAGATGTGATTCCGTTGTCTCTGTTTCAGAATTGTTCTAATCTCCAAAACTTCAACCTGAGTGTCAACAGTTTGCATGGGACCATCCCAGGAAACCTTAGCAACTGTTTAGACCTACAATTCATTAGATTGGAAAGAAATATGTTTGAAGGAGAGATCCCAAGTGATATCTATTCCCTCCCAAAGCTTCAGGACCTCAACATATGGCATAATAATCTCAGCGGAAGAATTCCTCCTGAGATTGGGAACCTTTCAAGCTTGACAATACTTTCATTAGCTGGCAACAAATTCAGAGGCTCGATTCCTTCTGAAATAGGTAACCTTTCATCCCTTGTTGAGCTTTACCTGTCAAGTAATCAACTTTCAGGTAGCATCCCGTCCAGCATGGGCAATCTTGGCAGACTAACTATACTTTATCTGCATTTCAACAATCTCAACGGCACTATCCCACTAGAGATTGGGAATCTTGTCAATATGCAAGTTCTAGTGCTGGGCGGCAACCATCTTTCTGGGATCATTCCTAAAAGCTTGGGCTTCTTGAAAAATCTAGATACGCTTATTCTTAGTGGTAATCAGCTAGAAGCAACAAGTATTGCTGAGTGGAGTTTTATTTATGCTTTAAGCAACTGCACCCACCTCAGAATTTTGGAAGCGAACGCCAATAATCTAGGTGGCATGTTCCCCAAATCCATAGGTAATTTGTCAAAAAATCTCCAAGGGCTTAACTTCTTTCAAAACCAAATTACTGGAAGCCTTCCTGCAGAAATTGGAAATCTTAACTTATCAGCAATTATTGTCACGTCCcgaaggagtctctgtccgaagaaatttcggcaacatctcccctgtacggcggacaatctgaaacttttctacaagcactatatacctcagccacatgcggctggaataataacaataaaagaaa GTGGGCCGCTGGAAATCCACCTCACTGCTCTAAAGCTTCTATCGGCAACCACCTAA